CGAGCACGTGGTCGGCGGGCACGAACACGTCGTCGAACACGACCTCGTTGAAGTGGTGGTCGCCGCGCAGGTCGAAGATCGGCCGGATGTCCACGCCCGCGGACGTGAGGTCGACGATGAACTCGGTGAGCCCTTCGTGCTTCGAACCACTCGCGTCGGTGCGCGCGAGCACGTACGCGTGGGTCGCGCGGTGGGCGTGGCTGGTCCAGATCTTGCGCCCGCGCACCCGCCAGCCGCCGAGCACCGGCCCGGCCACGGTGTGCACGGACGCGAGGTCCGAGCCGGACTCGGTCTCGCTCATGCCCAGGCAGAACGACACGTCGCCGCGGATGATCAGCGGCAGGTAGGTCTTCTGCAGCTCGGGTGAGCCGTAGCGGAGGATGGCCGGGCCGATCTGCCGGTCACCCATCCAGTGCGCGGCGACCGGCGCGCCGGCGCGCAGCAGCTCTTCGGTCACCACCAGCCGCGCGAGGTTCGACCGGGCGCCACCGCCGAACTCGGCCGGCCACGTCATGCCGACCCAACCGCGCGCGGCCAGCTCCCGGCTGAACTCCGGGTCGTGCCCGCGCAGCCAGGCATCGCACTTCGGCGTGAACCGGCCCTGTTCCTCCCGTTCCCGGGCAAACGCCCGGACCTGCGCCCGCAGTGTCGTCAAATCCGTCGTCAGATCCTCGGTCAACGCAGCACCTCCAGTTCGGCGTGGGCCCGGCGAGCCACCGCGTACCCACGTCCAGCAGCTTCGGCCAGAACCTGTGCTGCCGCACGGCGGTCCTCCGATGAGACTTCCGTGCGCGACTCCGGTGAGGAGACATCGACGCCCAGTCCGCGCAGGTGGGCGACGAAGTCGTCGGTGCCGGGCGCGGCCTCAGCCAGCTCCTCGAGCCTCGGCTGCGCACCGAGCCGGACGCTGCCCCAGCGCGTGTGCATCCGGACGAGCGAGTGCGATCCGGGCGCGGCGGTCACGTGCTCGACGCGGTCCTGGATCCGGCGCAGGTCGCTGCCACCGTGCAGCCACACGAGCTCCCGGGCCGCCGCGGCGACGTCCGGCGCCCCGCCTCCGCCCGGCAGCCGCACGGACGGCTTCTCCCGAGGGCCGAGGAACGAGGAGTTGACGCGGCCGAGGACGTCGATGTTGCTCGCGTCCAGCACGACCCGGTCGAACCGGCGGGCCATCCCCAGCAGCACGTCCGACGTCGTGGCCCGCCAGCCCAGCGCGTTGGCGTAGGCCGGGTAGTCGGTGGTGCTCGTCGGTACCGCTGTCCCGGCCTCCCAGCACCCGGCGCCGGCTTCGAAGACCTGGACGAAGGGCTCGCCGGCGAGCGCGTGAGCGAGCTGACCGGCCAGCACCGGCCAGTGGAAGCCGGTGAACACCCAGCCGCCGCGGCGGAACTCGCGGGCGGCGCGGACGAGGAAGTCCACGGTGGGCGTGTTCACGAAACCACCTCCGCGACGGCGAAGACCTCGTCCGCCAGCCACTCCTGGAACCCCGCCGGAGTCCGCGACCGCTCGGCGTAACGCTCGTAGGCGTCGACGTCGCGCTCGTAGCGGCCGACGGTGCCGTCGGGCGCGACCGCGCCTGGCACTCGCGCGAACCCGTCCACGAGCAACCCCGGGATGGTCACGCCCAACGCGCGCACTTCGTCGGCAGGGACGACTTCCTCGGCAACGAGCACCACGCGCTGCGCCGCCTGCGCGGCCAGCAGCACCTCGCCCAGCGGCCCGCGGATGTGGCCGTTGCCCTCGGCATCGACCACGTCCACGTGGATGAACGCGACGTCCGGCCGCTCGGCGCGCACCACGGTGGCGCTCCCGAACGGACTGTCCACAGTGGCCAGCTGTCCGCCGGTCCAGTCCTCGTCGGTGTACCCGGTGCCGGGCAGTCCCGTGACGGGCAGGAACGGCACCCCGTGCGCGCCGGCGGTCAGCGCGCTGCTGAAGAGGCCGAGGCTCAGCTCGTGCAGTTCGACCGTGCCGGCGCCCGATTCGGCCAGCCGGCGGAAGTTCCAGGCCGGCGCCGGACCGACGGGGCTCCAGCAGTGCCCGAACGTCGCCGAGCGCAGCACACCCGCGCCGAGGAGCTGGTCGAGCAGCAAGCCACCCGAGGCGATCACCGCGTCGAAATCGCGCAGCCCTTGGCGGATCAGCTCGTGGCCGACGCTGAACAGCTGCGCGCCGAAATTGCCGAGATACACGCGCGTGCCCGGACGCACGTGGGTCCGGACGGCGTCAGCCAGTGAGAACGGCCGCGTCACCGGTAGGCCTCCGGCAGCATGTGCAGGCCG
The sequence above is a segment of the Amycolatopsis sp. 2-15 genome. Coding sequences within it:
- a CDS encoding CoA-transferase, whose product is MTRPFSLADAVRTHVRPGTRVYLGNFGAQLFSVGHELIRQGLRDFDAVIASGGLLLDQLLGAGVLRSATFGHCWSPVGPAPAWNFRRLAESGAGTVELHELSLGLFSSALTAGAHGVPFLPVTGLPGTGYTDEDWTGGQLATVDSPFGSATVVRAERPDVAFIHVDVVDAEGNGHIRGPLGEVLLAAQAAQRVVLVAEEVVPADEVRALGVTIPGLLVDGFARVPGAVAPDGTVGRYERDVDAYERYAERSRTPAGFQEWLADEVFAVAEVVS